In one Lolium rigidum isolate FL_2022 chromosome 3, APGP_CSIRO_Lrig_0.1, whole genome shotgun sequence genomic region, the following are encoded:
- the LOC124700578 gene encoding FCS-Like Zinc finger 8-like, with the protein MFLRSKFQEMILRRRSRSTNGAQHAGDTPPPAPRLLHSASLPAGSCATAGSPQRDSYSMSPTSVLDASASFGSPAGADGGSISKRRPWCDGCAGPHGLADALDCAHDGRERRRSILAGRVKAQAPALVRSCSLDRRVEFGVKNKSSWLPLRAGGRATQEKATAPAPDEVEMEPSSEDYTCVISRGPNPRTVHIFGDRVVEGDHRETSPRQITNLPPAPTRGDRGFLSL; encoded by the coding sequence ATGTTTCTGAGGTCCAAGTTCCAGGAGATGATCCTGAGGAGGAGGTCCAGATCGACGAACGGCGCGCAGCACGCCGGCGACACGCCCCCGCCGGCGCCGAGGCTGCTGCACTCGGCGTCCCTCCCCGCCGGCAGCTGCGCCACGGCCGGGAGCCCCCAGCGCGACTCCTACTCCATGAGCCCGACCTCCGTGCTCGACGCGTCCGCATCCTTCGGCTCGCCCGCCGGCGCCGACGGCGGCAGCATCAGCAAGCGccggccttggtgcgacggctgcGCGGGCCCGCACGGGCTCGCCGACGCGCTCGACTGCGCCCACGACGGCCGGGAGCGGAGGCGGAGCATCCTCGCGGGCCGCGTCAAGGCGCAGGCGCCGGCCCTGGTCCGGTCCTGCTCCCTCGACCGCCGCGTCGAGTTCGGGGTCAAGAACAAGAGCTCCTGGCTGCCGCTgcgcgccggcggccgcgcgaCGCAGGAGAAGGCCACGGCGCCCGCGCCGGACGAGGTGGAGATGGAGCCGTCGTCCGAGGACTACACCTGCGTCATCTCCCGCGGGCCCAACCCGAGGACGGTGCACATCTTCGGCGACCGCGTCGTGGAGGGCGACCACCGCGAGACCTCGCCGCGCCAGATAACAAACCTGCCGCCGGCGCCGACTCGTGGAGACAGAGGCTTCTTGAGCCTATGA
- the LOC124704339 gene encoding autophagy-related protein 16-like yields the protein MADAKAAMAAIGRVTRKLRRRDAFEVDAHRPAIEALNRPFAAQALEWKEKAEKYELELQHLYKAHSRSSEQLVTLIEELKALKALLKEKEALIPTLQSELGQTSEENLQLKQSLEEKTQALELLIQEHQAAKAELEQALAKLKGVENENTQLVERLMQAKMVEAEKLNEANAMYEEMVLKLKAAGLGAGGMQHHAEQEADGIIRRSEAGYIDIIETPIPSAPRITIRAHEGGCGSIIFQNNTDMLISGGQDQTVKIWSAHTGSLSSTLQGCLGSVNDLAVTNDNKFVIAACSSNKLFVWEANGGRPRHTLTGHTKSVSSVDASWVKSLVIASSSSDRTIKIWDLQTGFCKSTIMSASNPNSLVFIHGDTICSGHRNGSLQFHDIRTGKSSATTVGAHTDVTSVCVSRSKTYVLSSGRENVHKLFDVRMPTVLVEDSGTLRAPGNRVIGSWGRPCISPDEKCIAAGSSDGSVYIWPKPKDEKDAPQPLAILEGHHSLPVVSSAWSGYGPLATADKNHIHIWA from the exons ATGGCGGATGCCAAGGCCGCCATGGCGGCGATCGGGAGGGTCACGCGGAAgctgcggcggcgggatgccttCGAGGTGGATGCCCACCGCCCCGCCATCGAGGCGCTCAATCGCCCCTTCGCCGCCCAG GCTTTGGAGTGGAAAGAGAAGGCGGAGAAGTACGAGTTAGAGCTGCAACATCTCTACAAGGCGCATTCCCGTTCGTCCGAGCAGCTGGTTACCTTGATAGAAGAGCTGAAAGCATTGAAAGCGCTGCTCAAGGAGAAGGAGGCGCTGATTCCGACTTTGCAGAGCGAACTTGGGCAGACTAG CGAAGAAAACCTACAGCTAAAGCAATCACTTGAAGAGAAGACACAGGCTTTAGAGCTTCTGATTCAGGAGCACCAGGCGGCTAAAGCTGAGCTTGAGCAGGCGCTAGCGAAACTGAAAGGTGTGGAGAATGAGAACACGCAGCTGGTCGAGCGGTTGATGCAAGCAAAGATGGTGGAGGCAGAGAAGCTTAACGAG GCCAATGCCATGTATGAGGAGATGGTCTTAAAGCTAAAGGCAGCTGGGCTTGGCGCTGGTGGAATGCAACACCATGCAGAACAAGAAGCTGATGGCATCATTCGTCGATCCGAAGCTGGGTACATTGACATCATTGAAACACCAATCCCATCTGCACCCAGAATCACCATCCGTGCTCATGAGGGTGGGTGTGGATCTATAATATTCCAGAATAACACAGACATGCTAATCAGTGGTGGCCAGGATCAAACTGTGAAGATATGGTCTGCACATACTGGTTCTTTGAGCTCCACCCTACAGGGTTGCTTGGGGTCTGTCAATGATCTTGCTGTGACCAATGATAACAAGTTTGTAATTGCCGCGTGTAGCTCTAACAAGTTGTTCGTATGGGAAGCTAATGGGGGGCGTCCTCGTCACACTCTCACTGGTCACACAAAAAGTGTTTCTTCTGTAGATGCAAGCTGGGTGAAAAGCTTGGTTATTGCTAGTTCATCCAGTGACCGTACTATCAAGATTTGGGATCTCCAGACTGGCTTCTGTAAAAGCACCATAATGTCAGCAAGCAACCCCAACTCGCTAGTTTTCATCCATGGCGATACCATTTGCTCAGGTCATAGGAATGGAAGCCTTCAGTTCCATGATATCCGCACTGGAAAATCCTCAGCCACAACAGTAGGTGCTCATACTGATGTCACATCGGTATGTGTATCTCGGAGCAAAACTTATGTTCTTTCAAGTGGAAGAGAGAATGTGCACAAGCTTTTTGATGTTAGGATGCCAACAGTGTTAGTGGAGGATTCTGGAACGCTCAGGGCCCCGGGTAACAGAGTGATTGGCAGCTGGGGCAGACCTTGTATAAGCCCAGATGAAAAATGCATCGCGGCTGGCTCTTCTGATGGGTCTGTTTACATATGGCCGAAGCCGAAGGATGAGAAGGATGCGCCGCAGCCGCTGGCCATCCTAGAGGGCCACCATTCATTACCGGTCGTTTCAAGTGCATGGTCCGGGTATGGACCTCTTGCCACCGCTGACAAGAATCATATTCATATCTGGGCTTGA